A region from the Vibrio navarrensis genome encodes:
- the ppa gene encoding inorganic diphosphatase, with product MSLNNVPAGKSLPDDLYVVIEIPANADPIKYEVDKESGAVFVDRFMSAPMFYPCNYGYVNHTLSLDGDPVDVLVPTPYPLMPGSVIRCRPVGVLKMTDESGEDAKVVAVPHSKLSKEYDHIQDVGDLPELLKAQITHFFERYKELETGKWVKVDGWEDVESARKEILESYQRAQK from the coding sequence ATGAGCTTAAACAACGTACCTGCGGGTAAGTCGCTACCAGATGATCTGTATGTCGTCATTGAGATCCCAGCCAACGCTGACCCAATCAAATACGAAGTCGATAAAGAGTCTGGCGCGGTTTTTGTTGATCGCTTTATGTCGGCGCCAATGTTCTACCCATGTAACTATGGCTACGTAAACCACACGCTCTCATTAGACGGCGACCCAGTTGACGTACTCGTCCCAACCCCTTACCCGCTGATGCCGGGTTCTGTGATTCGTTGCCGCCCAGTTGGCGTGCTGAAAATGACCGACGAATCGGGTGAAGATGCAAAAGTTGTTGCGGTACCGCACTCTAAGTTGTCCAAAGAGTATGACCACATCCAAGATGTTGGCGATCTACCTGAGCTGCTCAAAGCGCAAATCACCCACTTCTTCGAGCGCTACAAAGAGCTGGAAACGGGTAAATGGGTGAAAGTGGATGGCTGGGAAGATGTCGAGTCGGCTCGCAAAGAGATCCTAGAGTCTTACCAACGCGCGCAAAAGTAA
- a CDS encoding gamma-glutamylcyclotransferase family protein yields MQHLVFVYGTLRKGEANHHYLAQSQCLGSCQSGLDYKLYDLGEYPAVSDGNTAISGEVYLIDDHTLQALDKLEDVPVEYRRETIETPFGTAWIYLYQDSSKLVNEIASGDWCQRV; encoded by the coding sequence ATGCAGCATCTGGTTTTTGTTTATGGAACCCTTCGCAAAGGGGAAGCAAACCACCACTATCTAGCGCAAAGTCAATGTTTGGGCAGTTGTCAAAGCGGGCTGGATTATAAATTGTATGATCTGGGAGAGTATCCTGCGGTAAGTGATGGTAACACGGCCATCAGTGGTGAGGTGTATCTGATTGACGATCATACCTTACAGGCGCTCGATAAGCTGGAAGACGTGCCTGTGGAGTATCGTCGAGAAACCATTGAAACGCCTTTTGGCACTGCATGGATTTATCTCTATCAAGACAGCAGTAAGCTGGTCAATGAGATCGCATCCGGCGACTGGTGCCAGCGGGTTTAA
- the tamB gene encoding autotransporter assembly complex protein TamB — protein sequence MIKRMFQWSKWCSAALVMLLLLVSLLLGLALFTNLGLNSLVSLAEKAMPQLSVGSAEGALLPKFTLREVRFQDDALHLETSLDELGLAIDMGCFWQGQLCVDDLRLHGLALNLPELAPSQEEAEPESPPLTTIRTPLPIAVRSLDLSDIKLDILGNQIDWREFRSGLSMRGDRLTITPTRFNEVNVTLAESEPSSANPPAAEPKQDIVLPEVWIPLTIDLQRFDLNRFTLHQATPIEIAHLGLELKAAQHQVQVRTLELEMPQVNAQLSAQTELRGDYPLELTLKAQLKESELQGQVINLSASQSVANLVVQSDLLGPVQAQIAAELQPLKAQLPFKLDLRQLKSQWPLSGQSEYQIEVESLRADGSLDGYQLALQTHLEGEAIPPLDVDLSGEGSLQHIKLDKLILATLGGQVNGQVRADWHDTVSWQADLALQDIQPGQQWPQAQGSISGKLSTSGSLTEQGGWQVALPLLDIDGVLRDYPLNIEGDLHIADRQGNGDLNVDTAGLTLSHGPNGLTAKGKLDKHWLMDVQVHFPDLSKTLPDVAGRVQGDIALRGELQQPDVRLALLAEALKWQQQASIEQLSLRGTLTPLPMAQADLRLQARALRYEENQLDSVDLSLTGSEQQHQLMLDVLSTLFSTSLAIDGQLSRDKEMIWSGALQRMQATSEQGTWTLANAAKLAANLDTQQFDVAAHCWRQQQSSVCLTHDIRVGEQGEAEIAISQFDFAQIGMFLPQESKLRGQLDATLWANWAAKRAPHVKVALTMPAGELEQSLDETLTIGWDSVMLNAELQDDALRADWQFNIRDNGDVSGQLKVDNVQAKEPQLDGTLALGQFNLDFLAPLIGEYSSLQALISSQLAIRGSAYHPQVFGQVLVEEIQVRGDISPVDVQQGRVELQFNGYDAALNAGIVTPDGELKVDGTANWQDLANWHSKLRVFADELQVNMPPMVNIKLVPDMTIEAKPGLAKISGDLALPWGRIVVEELPPSAVSISKDQVLVNAELQPVESSAPMPINIETDVNIRIGDDFKLAAFGLEGGLQGHLNVTQKDKGPFILGEVNIVNGTYRSFGQDLQIQEGKVLMNGPVDQPYVAIKAIRNPNNTQDDMIAGVKVTGPASEPIITIFSEPALPQANALSYLLRGQNIDAESGGGNAMTTALIGLSLAKSGKVVGEIGAAFGVQDLQLDTTGAGDESQVTVSGYIMPGLQVKYGVGIFKPLGEFTVRYRLMKDLYLEGVSGVESAVDLIYQFEFD from the coding sequence ATGATCAAACGGATGTTCCAATGGAGCAAATGGTGCTCTGCCGCACTCGTTATGTTGCTTTTGTTGGTGTCACTACTGCTTGGGCTCGCGCTTTTTACCAATCTTGGCCTAAACAGCTTGGTTTCATTGGCAGAAAAAGCCATGCCGCAGCTCAGTGTGGGCAGCGCCGAAGGGGCACTGTTGCCCAAGTTCACTTTGCGTGAGGTGCGTTTTCAAGACGATGCTCTTCACCTTGAAACGTCGCTCGACGAACTGGGCTTAGCGATCGATATGGGCTGCTTTTGGCAAGGGCAACTCTGCGTTGATGACCTGAGATTGCACGGTTTGGCGTTAAACTTGCCCGAGCTTGCGCCGTCACAGGAAGAAGCCGAACCAGAGAGCCCGCCGCTGACCACGATTCGCACTCCGCTCCCCATTGCGGTGCGCAGCCTTGATCTCAGTGACATCAAACTGGATATCCTTGGCAACCAGATCGATTGGCGAGAGTTTCGCTCTGGCCTTTCCATGCGGGGCGATCGTCTGACCATCACACCAACGCGATTCAATGAGGTCAATGTCACGCTCGCTGAGAGTGAGCCATCCTCAGCCAACCCACCTGCGGCTGAACCTAAACAAGATATCGTACTGCCTGAGGTATGGATCCCACTCACGATTGATCTGCAACGTTTTGATCTCAATCGCTTTACTCTGCATCAAGCAACACCGATTGAGATTGCGCATCTTGGTCTTGAACTCAAAGCGGCCCAGCACCAAGTGCAAGTTCGCACCTTGGAGCTAGAGATGCCGCAAGTGAACGCTCAGCTTTCTGCGCAAACGGAGCTCCGCGGCGATTATCCGCTCGAACTCACGCTCAAAGCGCAGCTAAAAGAGAGCGAATTGCAAGGGCAGGTGATCAATCTTTCAGCCAGCCAAAGCGTAGCGAATCTCGTCGTGCAAAGCGATCTTTTAGGGCCCGTGCAAGCGCAGATCGCCGCCGAGTTACAGCCGCTAAAAGCGCAGTTGCCCTTCAAGCTCGATTTGCGACAGCTCAAAAGCCAATGGCCCTTGAGTGGCCAAAGTGAATACCAAATTGAGGTGGAGAGTTTACGCGCGGACGGGTCTTTGGATGGTTATCAACTGGCGCTGCAAACCCACCTTGAAGGGGAAGCGATTCCGCCGCTGGATGTCGATCTCTCCGGTGAAGGCTCTTTGCAGCACATAAAGCTGGATAAACTGATCTTGGCGACCTTAGGCGGGCAAGTGAACGGCCAGGTTAGGGCCGACTGGCATGATACGGTGAGCTGGCAGGCCGATTTAGCCCTGCAAGACATTCAACCCGGGCAACAGTGGCCACAAGCGCAAGGCAGCATCAGTGGTAAGCTCTCTACTTCGGGTTCCTTGACCGAACAGGGCGGCTGGCAAGTGGCGCTGCCGCTTTTAGATATTGATGGTGTGCTGCGTGATTACCCGCTCAATATCGAAGGGGATCTGCACATCGCCGATCGCCAAGGCAATGGCGATCTCAACGTCGACACGGCCGGATTGACCCTGTCGCATGGTCCTAACGGACTCACCGCCAAAGGTAAGCTGGATAAACATTGGTTGATGGACGTTCAGGTTCATTTCCCCGATTTGAGCAAAACCTTGCCGGATGTTGCTGGGCGCGTGCAAGGTGACATTGCGCTGCGGGGCGAATTGCAACAGCCCGATGTGCGTTTGGCACTGCTGGCCGAGGCGCTGAAATGGCAGCAACAAGCGAGTATTGAGCAGCTTTCGCTGCGTGGAACGCTGACGCCGCTGCCGATGGCACAAGCGGATTTACGTTTGCAGGCGCGCGCGCTGCGCTATGAAGAAAACCAGCTGGATTCGGTTGATCTCAGCCTCACTGGCAGTGAGCAGCAACATCAGTTGATGCTCGATGTGCTCTCGACACTTTTCTCCACCAGCCTCGCTATCGATGGCCAATTGAGTCGCGACAAAGAGATGATCTGGTCTGGGGCGCTGCAACGAATGCAAGCCACCAGCGAGCAGGGGACTTGGACTCTTGCCAATGCCGCCAAGCTCGCCGCTAATCTGGATACGCAGCAGTTTGATGTGGCCGCGCACTGCTGGCGGCAACAGCAGTCGAGTGTGTGTCTGACCCATGACATCCGCGTTGGCGAGCAAGGCGAAGCGGAAATCGCTATAAGCCAGTTCGATTTTGCGCAAATCGGTATGTTCTTGCCTCAAGAGAGCAAACTACGCGGACAATTAGACGCGACGCTTTGGGCCAATTGGGCGGCGAAACGCGCGCCGCATGTCAAAGTGGCGCTGACGATGCCAGCCGGAGAGCTGGAACAGAGCCTAGACGAAACGCTGACCATAGGTTGGGACAGTGTGATGCTTAACGCCGAGCTGCAAGACGATGCACTTCGCGCCGATTGGCAGTTCAACATTCGCGACAACGGCGATGTGAGTGGTCAACTGAAGGTCGACAATGTGCAGGCCAAAGAGCCGCAGTTGGATGGCACCTTAGCGCTTGGGCAGTTCAATCTCGATTTTCTCGCCCCATTAATTGGCGAATACAGTTCTCTGCAGGCGCTGATCTCTTCTCAGTTGGCGATTCGCGGTTCGGCGTATCATCCGCAAGTGTTTGGTCAAGTGCTGGTGGAAGAGATCCAAGTGCGTGGCGATATCAGCCCGGTGGACGTGCAGCAAGGGCGAGTTGAGTTGCAGTTTAATGGCTATGATGCCGCGCTCAATGCTGGCATTGTTACACCGGATGGTGAGCTAAAAGTCGATGGTACGGCCAACTGGCAGGATTTAGCCAACTGGCATAGCAAGTTGCGCGTTTTTGCCGATGAGCTGCAAGTGAACATGCCACCGATGGTCAATATTAAATTGGTGCCGGACATGACCATTGAGGCTAAGCCTGGGCTGGCGAAGATCTCTGGGGATCTTGCTCTGCCGTGGGGAAGGATTGTGGTGGAAGAGTTGCCACCAAGTGCGGTGAGCATCTCCAAAGATCAGGTGCTGGTTAACGCCGAGTTGCAACCTGTGGAAAGTAGCGCGCCGATGCCCATCAATATCGAAACTGACGTCAACATCCGCATTGGGGATGATTTTAAGCTGGCGGCTTTCGGTTTAGAGGGTGGTTTGCAAGGGCACTTGAATGTGACGCAGAAAGACAAAGGGCCGTTTATTTTGGGCGAAGTGAACATTGTTAACGGAACCTATCGCTCCTTTGGTCAGGATCTGCAGATCCAAGAAGGCAAGGTGCTGATGAATGGCCCGGTGGATCAGCCCTATGTAGCAATCAAAGCGATTCGTAACCCGAACAATACCCAAGATGACATGATTGCGGGAGTGAAAGTGACCGGACCGGCCAGCGAACCGATCATTACCATTTTCTCTGAACCTGCGCTTCCTCAGGCTAACGCGCTCTCTTATCTGCTACGCGGGCAAAATATCGACGCCGAATCGGGTGGAGGCAATGCCATGACCACCGCGTTGATTGGGCTGAGCCTAGCCAAAAGTGGCAAAGTGGTGGGCGAGATTGGCGCTGCGTTTGGTGTGCAGGATCTGCAACTGGATACCACAGGTGCGGGCGATGAGTCTCAAGTGACGGTCAGCGGCTACATCATGCCCGGCTTACAAGTGAAGTATGGGGTGGGTATTTTCAAGCCGTTGGGTGAGTTCACTGTGCGCTACCGTTTGATGAAAGATCTCTACCTCGAAGGGGTGTCGGGGGTCGAAAGTGCGGTGGATTTGATCTACCAGTTTGAATTTGATTAA
- the tamA gene encoding autotransporter assembly complex protein TamA, which translates to MIRKVIPAFIGMIFASQTLASSEVDLTLEGVSGALKENIEAHLSSIPSEDYATSLRFQSRLDNIINEALKALGYYHASVEYQISPDNDELTAIISPGEVMKLAEVDVRFTGEAASDESFAALLENSPLKVGAALNHGDYDALKSSIRNLALQRGYFKGDFTAARLEVSPDLNQAFVRLNYDSGIRYQFGETQIEGSQIEEAKVRSLQPYKSGEPYLVAKVGEFNQNLSNSDWFSSVLVEPDISALDDRRDLPMKVSLAPQKKNQLETGIGYATDVELRGTLKWKKPWLNEQGHSFDSSLSLSKPEQTITAGYQIPLEDVLHDYYRVQYAMKNVDSRDTKSLESNLAVERHWLLDNRWHRTVFVRYLIENYEQGLQDDVAQFVLPGISFSRSRTRGGGMPLWGDKQSITLEFGDDSFVSETRVLRLQGRTSWIRSLGENHRGIARLEGGANLTEEFERLSPSLRFFAGGDNNLRGYAYESISPRDDSNALTGAKYIATSTLEYQYRLYGNWWAAAFFDYGDAFNDAPEWKRGAGVGIRWGSPVGPIRLDFAWGLDATPGEEFRIHFTLGPEL; encoded by the coding sequence ATGATAAGAAAAGTTATTCCAGCCTTTATCGGCATGATCTTCGCCAGTCAAACCCTTGCGTCCAGCGAGGTGGATTTGACTTTGGAAGGCGTTAGCGGTGCCTTAAAAGAGAATATTGAAGCTCATTTATCCTCCATTCCTAGTGAGGATTACGCCACTTCCCTGCGTTTTCAATCTCGGCTTGATAACATTATCAATGAAGCGCTCAAGGCGTTAGGTTACTACCACGCTTCGGTGGAATATCAAATCTCCCCAGACAACGATGAGTTGACCGCGATCATCTCGCCCGGCGAAGTGATGAAACTGGCTGAGGTGGACGTGCGTTTCACCGGTGAAGCGGCCAGTGATGAAAGTTTTGCCGCGCTTTTAGAAAACTCACCGCTTAAGGTGGGGGCGGCGCTTAATCATGGTGATTACGACGCGCTCAAATCTTCGATTCGCAATCTCGCTCTGCAACGAGGCTATTTCAAAGGCGATTTTACCGCGGCGCGTTTGGAAGTGTCGCCCGATCTCAATCAAGCCTTCGTACGTCTGAACTACGACAGCGGCATCCGCTACCAATTTGGTGAAACGCAAATAGAGGGCAGCCAGATTGAAGAGGCCAAAGTGCGCTCCTTGCAGCCGTATAAAAGCGGCGAGCCTTATCTGGTGGCCAAAGTGGGGGAGTTTAACCAAAATCTTTCAAACAGCGACTGGTTCTCCTCGGTATTGGTGGAGCCCGATATCAGTGCGCTGGATGACCGCCGCGATCTGCCGATGAAAGTCTCTTTGGCGCCACAGAAAAAAAATCAGTTGGAAACGGGGATCGGTTATGCCACCGACGTGGAACTGCGCGGCACGCTCAAATGGAAAAAACCGTGGCTCAATGAGCAAGGCCACAGTTTCGACAGCAGTTTGTCGCTTTCTAAACCGGAGCAGACCATCACGGCGGGCTACCAGATCCCGCTGGAGGATGTGTTGCACGACTACTACCGAGTTCAATACGCGATGAAAAATGTCGACAGCCGCGATACCAAAAGTTTGGAGTCCAACCTCGCGGTTGAGCGTCACTGGCTGTTGGACAACCGTTGGCACCGCACTGTGTTTGTCCGTTATTTGATTGAAAACTATGAACAAGGTTTGCAAGATGATGTGGCACAGTTTGTTTTGCCGGGCATCTCTTTTTCTCGCAGCCGGACTCGCGGCGGCGGTATGCCGCTGTGGGGGGATAAACAGAGCATCACTTTGGAGTTCGGGGATGACTCTTTTGTCTCCGAAACGCGCGTATTGCGTTTGCAAGGCCGCACATCGTGGATCCGCAGCTTGGGTGAAAATCACCGTGGCATTGCTCGTTTGGAAGGGGGCGCTAACCTCACCGAAGAGTTTGAGCGTCTATCACCGTCACTGCGTTTTTTCGCGGGCGGTGACAATAATTTGCGCGGCTATGCTTACGAGTCCATTTCCCCCCGAGACGACAGCAATGCACTGACCGGGGCAAAGTACATCGCCACCAGTACGCTGGAGTACCAATATCGTCTGTATGGTAATTGGTGGGCAGCGGCCTTTTTCGACTATGGCGACGCGTTTAACGACGCGCCAGAGTGGAAACGTGGCGCTGGCGTGGGCATTCGTTGGGGCTCGCCAGTTGGGCCGATTCGCTTGGACTTTGCTTGGGGGTTGGATGCCACGCCCGGAGAGGAGTTTCGTATCCATTTCACCTTGGGGCCTGAGTTATGA
- the msrA gene encoding peptide-methionine (S)-S-oxide reductase MsrA — protein sequence MLNKQIMVSQESALPGRTTPLSVETQHFVNHSDITAPVVGTQQEILLGMGCFWGAERLFWQLDGVVSTSVGYSGGFTPNPTYEEVCSGQTGHTEVVRVVFDTQQISLSQLLEKFWERHDPTQGMRQGNDLGTQYRSVIYTYSDEQLAIATASKEAYQRALSDSQRSTITTEIAPAGEYYFAETYHQQYLAKNPDGYCGLGGTGVCFPPQA from the coding sequence ATGCTTAACAAACAAATCATGGTCAGCCAAGAGAGTGCGCTGCCCGGTCGCACAACACCGCTTAGCGTTGAAACACAGCATTTCGTCAACCACAGCGATATCACCGCACCTGTGGTCGGTACCCAACAAGAGATCTTGCTGGGTATGGGCTGCTTCTGGGGCGCTGAACGCCTGTTCTGGCAATTGGATGGCGTGGTGTCGACTTCGGTCGGTTACAGCGGTGGCTTTACGCCAAACCCAACCTATGAAGAGGTGTGTAGCGGGCAAACGGGCCACACCGAGGTGGTACGTGTGGTGTTCGATACACAGCAGATTTCGTTGTCACAGTTGCTAGAGAAATTTTGGGAACGCCATGATCCCACTCAGGGAATGCGACAAGGCAATGATCTTGGCACCCAATACCGCTCGGTGATTTACACCTACAGCGATGAGCAACTGGCCATCGCCACCGCATCGAAAGAAGCGTATCAACGCGCGCTCAGCGACAGCCAGCGCAGCACAATCACCACCGAGATCGCTCCGGCAGGAGAGTACTACTTCGCTGAAACGTATCATCAACAATATTTAGCGAAAAACCCGGATGGTTACTGCGGTCTCGGTGGTACTGGGGTCTGCTTCCCACCACAAGCCTGA
- a CDS encoding DUF1107 family protein: MLREFAVYRPRQVARFVKTQFKGDFFIQGIGDFHFDQGKVQLPDLSNPQKLAVFREVNAEIAALSLVA, translated from the coding sequence ATGTTGCGCGAGTTTGCTGTTTATCGACCACGCCAAGTGGCTCGATTCGTTAAGACCCAATTTAAAGGGGACTTTTTCATTCAAGGGATCGGCGATTTTCATTTTGACCAAGGCAAGGTGCAGTTGCCCGATCTGAGTAATCCGCAAAAATTGGCGGTGTTTCGCGAAGTGAACGCGGAAATCGCTGCGCTCTCTTTGGTGGCGTAA
- a CDS encoding YtfJ family protein: MKPKTLLTLALLSASFGATAHNLSLGSAVPAVNVDAYGEIVLQGKGTAFQPWASQQMLGKVRVIQAIAGRSSSKEMNAPLMQAITAAQFPAEHYQTTTIINQDDAIWGTGSFVKSSAQDSKVEFPWSSLVLDENGVVAKNWALKEESSAIIVQDKQGKVLFVKEGALSDSEIAQVIALVKANI; the protein is encoded by the coding sequence ATGAAACCAAAGACTCTCCTCACTCTTGCGCTGCTTAGCGCGTCATTCGGCGCAACAGCGCACAACCTTTCACTCGGCAGCGCAGTGCCTGCGGTCAATGTTGATGCGTATGGCGAAATCGTTCTGCAAGGCAAAGGCACTGCGTTCCAACCTTGGGCATCTCAGCAGATGCTTGGCAAAGTCCGCGTAATCCAAGCCATCGCCGGTCGCAGCAGCTCAAAAGAGATGAACGCCCCTCTGATGCAAGCGATCACCGCGGCTCAGTTTCCCGCAGAGCATTACCAAACCACCACCATCATCAATCAAGACGATGCGATATGGGGAACGGGATCGTTTGTCAAATCCTCCGCCCAAGACAGCAAAGTAGAGTTCCCTTGGTCTTCTCTGGTGCTGGATGAGAATGGCGTGGTCGCCAAAAATTGGGCGCTAAAAGAAGAAAGCTCCGCCATCATAGTGCAAGACAAGCAGGGCAAAGTGTTGTTTGTCAAAGAAGGTGCGCTTTCTGACAGCGAAATTGCTCAAGTGATCGCATTAGTCAAAGCAAATATCTAA